One window from the genome of Sphingomicrobium arenosum encodes:
- the ileS gene encoding isoleucine--tRNA ligase, whose amino-acid sequence MSDKPNYKDTVFLPTTDFPMKAGLPQKEPKILEKWQADDLYGQIRAARAGAEKFILHDGPPYANGDIHIGHALNKTIKDVVGRSQTLLGKDAPYVPGWDCHGLPIEWKIEEKYRKKKKDKKDVPAVEFRAECRAYAAEWVEVQAGQFQRLGNIGEWDKPYLTMRPEAEAQIVAELFKFAETGQLYRGSKPVMWSPVEETALAEAEVEYQDLTDSPQIDVAFEIVESKVPELVGAYAVIWTTTPWTIPVNQALAYGPEVEYRLIEFGIELSGAFTEGTLDDAFEKPALAWTENKFLVAVSLVEDFVARINNWYQSLDHEALGIPKGKLAYEDELQFGDDEFHRELKLKGADLDGTIARHPMHKLGGFYAKPRPLLAGDFVTTDSGTGIVHMAPDHGEDDFILCKKHGIEPVFAVERNGAYRDDWLWLGADDERRRSVINKPFNSPDGPICSDLREAGALLSASADYAHSYPHSWRSKAKVIYRCTPQWFIAMDQPLHHLDPETRAERRWDNEGGSQADSPLVDDFQSLRETAMAEIERTKFYPERGRNRITAMVADRPDWLISRQRAWGVPIALFVERKTGELLVDGDVNQRIVDAMREEGVDAWREDRAQHFLGDGRDPADYEMVTDILDVWFDSGSTHAFVLESGEWPDLSSPADLYLEGSDQHRGWFQSSLLESCGTRGRAPYKALLTHGFTMDAKGMKMSKSLGNTISPLKVMEQYGADIIRLWAMSVDYTEDHRIGDEILRGVGDQYRKLRNSLRYLLGALTDYDPANAVAVADMPELERYMLHRIAEVSDVLKAAAEGYDFNRYVRTLVDFAQDDLSSFFFDIRKDRLYCDVNAETGEQTATRAAYRTVLDVLFHSLTRWLSPILVFTAEEAWTTRYPDGGSVHTLLWPEIEDGWKDEALAARWTLIRQTRSTVTKSLEEKRRAKEIGSSLQAEIELWPAETPTFEALKSVEDSLDEIMIVSKAALIDYNVNEDRGGMLAVKYSKTDHAKCGRCWRHLPEVDEDGDLCGRCEEVLK is encoded by the coding sequence TCTCCCGCAAAAGGAGCCGAAGATTCTCGAGAAATGGCAGGCCGACGACCTTTACGGGCAGATCCGCGCGGCGCGTGCGGGTGCGGAAAAGTTCATCCTCCATGACGGCCCGCCCTATGCCAATGGCGACATCCATATCGGCCATGCGCTGAACAAGACCATCAAGGACGTGGTCGGGCGCAGCCAGACGCTGCTCGGCAAGGACGCGCCCTATGTGCCCGGCTGGGACTGCCACGGCCTCCCGATCGAATGGAAGATCGAGGAGAAGTATCGCAAGAAGAAGAAGGACAAGAAGGACGTCCCCGCGGTCGAATTCCGCGCCGAGTGCCGCGCCTATGCCGCAGAATGGGTCGAGGTCCAGGCGGGCCAGTTCCAGCGGCTCGGCAATATCGGCGAGTGGGACAAGCCCTATCTCACCATGCGCCCCGAAGCCGAAGCGCAGATCGTCGCCGAGCTCTTCAAGTTCGCCGAGACCGGCCAGCTTTATCGCGGCTCGAAGCCGGTGATGTGGTCGCCGGTGGAAGAAACCGCGTTGGCCGAGGCGGAGGTCGAGTATCAGGATTTGACCGACAGCCCGCAGATCGACGTGGCGTTCGAGATTGTCGAGAGCAAGGTGCCCGAACTGGTCGGCGCCTATGCGGTGATCTGGACGACGACGCCGTGGACGATCCCGGTCAACCAGGCGTTGGCTTATGGGCCGGAGGTCGAGTACCGTCTGATCGAATTTGGAATAGAGCTTTCTGGTGCCTTCACCGAAGGAACGCTGGATGACGCGTTCGAAAAGCCGGCATTGGCTTGGACCGAAAACAAGTTCCTCGTTGCGGTCTCGTTGGTCGAAGATTTTGTCGCTCGTATCAACAACTGGTACCAGTCGTTGGATCATGAAGCGCTCGGCATTCCTAAGGGGAAACTCGCGTATGAGGACGAGTTGCAATTCGGAGATGATGAGTTCCACCGTGAGCTGAAGCTCAAGGGCGCCGACCTCGATGGCACCATCGCCCGTCACCCGATGCACAAGCTCGGCGGCTTCTATGCCAAGCCGCGCCCGCTGCTCGCCGGCGACTTCGTTACCACCGACAGCGGTACCGGCATCGTCCACATGGCGCCTGACCATGGCGAAGACGACTTCATCCTGTGCAAGAAGCACGGGATCGAGCCCGTTTTCGCTGTCGAGCGCAATGGCGCCTATCGCGACGACTGGCTGTGGCTCGGTGCAGACGACGAGCGCCGCCGCAGCGTCATCAACAAGCCCTTCAATTCGCCCGACGGCCCGATCTGCTCGGACCTCCGCGAGGCGGGTGCGCTTCTCTCGGCCAGCGCCGATTATGCGCACAGCTACCCCCATTCGTGGCGCTCGAAGGCAAAGGTCATCTACCGCTGTACCCCGCAGTGGTTCATCGCCATGGACCAACCGCTCCACCATCTCGATCCCGAGACGCGCGCCGAGCGCCGCTGGGACAATGAGGGCGGGTCGCAGGCCGACAGCCCGCTGGTCGACGATTTCCAGAGCCTGCGCGAAACCGCGATGGCCGAGATCGAGCGCACCAAATTCTACCCCGAGCGCGGGCGCAACCGCATCACCGCGATGGTCGCCGACCGTCCCGACTGGCTGATCAGCCGCCAACGCGCCTGGGGCGTGCCCATCGCCTTGTTCGTCGAGCGCAAGACGGGCGAATTGCTCGTCGATGGCGACGTCAACCAGCGGATCGTCGATGCGATGCGCGAGGAAGGCGTCGATGCCTGGCGCGAGGACCGCGCACAGCATTTCCTCGGGGACGGCCGCGACCCCGCCGACTACGAGATGGTCACCGACATTCTCGATGTCTGGTTCGATAGCGGTTCGACCCATGCCTTCGTGCTCGAAAGCGGCGAATGGCCCGACCTCTCCTCGCCCGCCGACCTCTATCTCGAAGGCTCGGACCAGCATCGCGGCTGGTTCCAGTCCTCGCTCCTCGAAAGCTGCGGCACGCGCGGCCGCGCGCCATACAAGGCGCTGCTCACCCACGGCTTCACGATGGACGCCAAGGGCATGAAGATGTCGAAGAGCCTCGGCAACACCATCAGCCCCTTGAAGGTGATGGAGCAATATGGCGCCGACATCATCCGCCTGTGGGCGATGAGCGTCGATTATACCGAGGACCATCGCATCGGCGATGAAATCCTGCGCGGCGTGGGCGATCAGTATCGCAAGCTCCGCAATTCGCTGCGCTACCTGTTGGGCGCGCTGACGGATTACGATCCCGCGAACGCCGTGGCGGTCGCCGACATGCCCGAGCTCGAGCGCTACATGCTCCACCGCATCGCCGAGGTGTCGGATGTGCTGAAAGCGGCGGCGGAAGGCTATGACTTCAACCGTTATGTCCGCACGCTGGTGGATTTCGCGCAGGACGATTTGTCCTCCTTCTTCTTCGATATTCGCAAGGACCGGCTCTATTGCGACGTCAACGCCGAGACGGGCGAACAGACGGCGACGCGCGCCGCCTATCGCACCGTGCTTGACGTGCTGTTCCACAGCCTGACGCGCTGGCTCTCGCCGATCCTCGTCTTCACCGCCGAAGAGGCGTGGACGACGCGCTACCCCGATGGCGGCAGCGTCCACACGTTGCTCTGGCCCGAGATCGAGGATGGGTGGAAGGACGAGGCCTTGGCCGCGCGCTGGACACTTATTCGTCAAACGAGATCTACTGTTACCAAAAGCCTCGAAGAAAAGCGGCGAGCGAAAGAGATCGGTTCTAGCCTCCAAGCTGAAATCGAACTTTGGCCTGCTGAAACGCCGACTTTCGAAGCGTTGAAGAGTGTCGAAGATAGTCTCGACGAGATTATGATCGTCTCAAAAGCGGCGCTCATCGACTACAACGTCAATGAAGACCGGGGCGGTATGCTAGCAGTTAAGTACTCCAAAACAGACCACGCCAAATGCGGTCGCTGCTGGCGCCACCTCCCCGAGGTGGACGAGGATGGCGACCTGTGCGGGCGCTGCGAAGAGGTGCTCAAGTGA